The Aedes aegypti strain LVP_AGWG chromosome 3, AaegL5.0 Primary Assembly, whole genome shotgun sequence genome contains a region encoding:
- the LOC5564655 gene encoding WD repeat-containing protein 3 yields MGLTKQYLAFKPVANFNIIASGRANVAFVSVGGVDGRFVAVAGAEQVLVWNTRLGEKVLEFARDKQEVTFLRPSPDRKHLAVGYTDGVIEMFSFESKQSVCTFSAHRSAVSAMNFDLIGLKLVSGGLDNDLVVSDVVAQSGKCRLVGHNGAITEACFMERFHDVVVSSSKDTQIKFWNIETQSCFKTIVDHRTEVWGIALMRNDDFLVAGSGDTQLAVYKIAENTSNAVEEPTGDLGDLLLESEATSPFRCTQIGNIQRSGFGRTINLVVENNGQILGCHGTDKKIELFYFYSVDEALVRLTKRLKKLDAKSKADDTNANANLAERQLSLVDEIKRLPAISVPEKVKSFDLLLGSNDELRICVTFVKNFIQVFTLNVAEKHAEASAIHTIRQQGHPSEVRSVAFSSDSLAIASGSGESLKLWSRASQSSLRTVDTGYVVSTCFVPGDRHVLVGLKTGQLLIVDIVTGEIIERIAAHEKELWSIVLTPDMRGCVTGGGDTTVKFWSFELIADPTKDAKSEVKVLSLLHKNVLKLEETVLCVRISRNSKYIAVALLDSTVKIFFLDTLKFYLSLYGHKLPVLCMDISYDSTIIVTGSADRSIKIWGMDFGDCHRSLIAHDNSVMGLQFIPKTHLFFSCGKDGKLKQWDADSFEKIITLPGHVGEAHSLAVSPNGKFVVTCGSDRTLRLYERTEEPLVLQDVQEEEREELENNTLATGEESTVPGLPGLKLPSKKTIGAEKAAENILECLEVSKKFEEEDTKNIIPPLMYAYEATNTDDFLLAVLTRIRASDLEEALLLLPFSAVCELLERIPKLTETRQDQTETICKVVLFLFRIHQKPIVNNQMLLPVIQEIIGKLQGAIVGLRDMIGVNFHGMQMLQREVEANQGVELFRDATKTRRQKDMRRKRKEAAAKRAFVQIST; encoded by the exons ATGGGTCTCACGAAACAATATTTGGCTTTTAAGCCGGTGGCAAACTTCAACATCATTGCCAGTGGACGCGCCAATGTTGCATTCGTTAGTGTCGGCGGCGTGGATGGGCGCTTCGTGGCCGTGGCCGGAGCCGAACAGGTTCTGGTGTGGAACACTAG ACTAGGCGAGAAAGTGCTGGAATTTGCGCGGGACAAGCAGGAGGTGACTTTCCTTCGGCCGAGCCCAGATCGCAAGCATCTGGCCGTGGGCTACACGGATGGCGTGATCGAGATGTTCAGCTTCGAGAGCAAACAGTCGGTCTGTACATTTTCGGCGCACCGATCGGCAGTCAGCGCCATGAACTTCGACCTCATCGGACTCAAGCTGGTCTCCGGTGGGTTGGATAACGATCTGGTCGTTTCGGACGTAGTGGCCCAGAGTGGAAAGTGTCGGCTGGTGGGACATAATGGAGCCATTACGGAGGCTTGTTTCATGGAGAGGTTCCATGATGTGGTGGTATCCAGCTCGAAGGACACCCAGATCAAGTTTTGGAACATTGAAACCCAGAGCTGCTTCAAAACGATCGTTGACCATAGGACTGAGGTGTGGGGCATTGCTTTGATGCGCAACGATGACTTCTTGGTGGCAGGATCAGGCGACACACAGTTGGCTGTGTACAAAATTGCAGAAAATACGAGCAATGCGGTGGAGGAACCGACAGGAGATTTGGGCGATTTGTTGCTGGAATCGGAAGCTACGAGTCCTTTCAGATGCACCCAGATAGGAAACATCCAGCGATCGGGATTTGGCCGTACAATCAACTTGGTTGTGGAGAATAACGGTCAAATTTTGGGCTGTCACGGAACCGATAAGAAGATTGAACTGTTCTACTTTTACAGCGTGGATGAGGCCTTGGTTCGATTGACGAAACGCTTGAAAAAGCTGGATGCCAAGTCTAAGGCAGACGACACCAATGCCAATGCCAATTTGGCCGAGCGTCAGCTCTCGTTAGTCGATGAGATCAAACGTCTTCCAGCGATCAGCGTCCCGGAGAAGGTCAAGTCGTTTGATTTGCTGTTGGGAAGCAATGATGAGCTCCGAATATGCGTTACCTTCGTGAAGAATTTCATCCAAGTTTTCACACTGAACGTGGCGGAAAAGCATGCTGAAGCAAGTGCCATCCACACCATTCGCCAGCAGGGTCATCCTTCCGAAGTTCGTTCCGTGGCCTTCAGTTCAGATAGCTTGGCAATCGCTTCCGGAAGTGGAGAATCGCTGAAGTTGTGGAGCAGAGCTTCACAGTCTTCTTTGAGAACGGTAGACACCGGGTACGTGGTCAGTACTTGCTTCGTCCCGGGCGATCGGCACGTTTTGGTGGGTTTGAAAACCGGCCAATTGCTCATCGTGGACATCGTTACGGGAGAGATCATCGAACGGATCGCAGCCCACGAGAAGGAGCTCTGGAGCATTGTTCTGACGCCGGATATGCGAGGTTGTGTTACTGGAGGTGGCGATACGACAGTCAAGTTCTGGAGTTTTGAGCTGATCGCCGATCCCACAAAGGACGCCAAAAGCGAAGTTAAAGTACTCTCTTTGCTTCACAAGAATGTCCTGAAGTTAGAGGAAACCGTATTGTGCGTTCGCATATCTCGCAATAGCAAGTACATTGCTGTTGCTCTGTTGGACTCTACAGTGAAAATCTTCTTCCTGGACACGCTGAAATTCTACCTCTCCTTGTACGGACACAAGCTTCCTGTTCTTTGTATGGATATCTCGTACGACTCAACAATCATCGTCACTGGTTCCGCCGATCGAAGCATCAAAATCTGGGGCATGGACTTCGGCGATTGCCATCGATCACTCATTGCGCACGACAACTCTGTCATGGGCCTCCAATTCATCCCAAAGACTCACTTGTTCTTCTCCTGTGGCAAAGACGGAAAGCTCAAGCAATGGGACGCAGATAGCTTCGAAAAGATCATTACCCTCCCAGGACACGTTGGCGAAGCGCACAGTCTTGCTGTCAGTCCCAACGGAAAGTTTGTCGTCACTTGCGGCTCAGATCGAACCCTACGCCTCTACGAACGTACCGAAGAACCCCTCGTACTCCAAGACGTCCAAGAAGAGGAACGCGAAGAACTGGAGAATAACACACTTGCCACCGGCGAAGAATCTACCGTTCCCGGTTTACCTGGTCTCAAGCTTCCCTCCAAGAAAACCATCGGCGCGGAAAAGGCTGCCGAAAACATCCTCGAATGTTTGGAAGTTAGCAAGAAGTTCGAAGAGGAAGACACCAAAAACATCATCCCACCGCTGATGTACGCCTATGAAGCCACCAACACCGATGACTTCCTATTGGCGGTTCTCACCCGCATCCGAGCCAGTGACCTGGAGGAAGCCCTTCTGCTTCTTCCCTTTTCCGCAGTCTGTGAACTGCTCGAGCGAATCCCAAAGCTGACGGAAACTCGCCAGGATCAAACCGAAACCATCTGCAAAGTAGTCCTGTTCCTGTTCCGAATCCACCAGAAACCCATCGTCAACAACCAGATGCTGCTGCCAGTGATTCAGGAAATCATCGGCAAGCTGCAGGGAGCGATTGTCGGACTGCGGGACATGATCGGGGTCAACTTCCACGGTATGCAAATGCTCCAGCGGGAGGTGGAAGCCAACCAGGGTGTAGAACTGTTCCGCGATGCCACCAAGACTCGCAGGCAGAAGGACATGCGCCGCAAGAGGAAGGAGGCGGCTGCCAAGCGGGCGTTTGTACAGATTAGCACATAG
- the LOC5564661 gene encoding uncharacterized protein LOC5564661: MASKPKKAPSGARDEDLSSESVEVLRERLNQMKRLIAERQTTTPSGSASDLWSPQTRSSCSGIIDGNFLSMAFGGALIVILSVSVYAFYNLYHAVLKKFPSQHTEL, translated from the exons ATGGCATCGAAACCGAAGAAAGCCCCCAGCGGCGCTCGAGATG AGGACCTCTCGTCCGAATCGGTGGAAGTGCTCCGCGAGCGGCTCAACCAAATGAAACGGTTGATTGCCGAGCGCCAGACCACGACCCCCAGTGGAAGCGCCTCGGATCTGTGGTCGCCCCAAACGCGCTCCAGCTGCAGCGGAATCATCGACGGGAACTTCCTCTCGATGGCGTTCGGCGGGGCGCTCATCGTGATCCTGTCCGTGTCGGTGTATGCCTTCTACAACCTGTACCATGCCGTGCTGAAGAAGTTCCCCTCGCAGCACACGGAGCTGTAG